One genomic region from Rhizomicrobium palustre encodes:
- a CDS encoding response regulator, with amino-acid sequence MKTCLVVDDSRVIRKVACAILKELSFETEEAENGAQALVACRRQMPDVILVDWQMPSMSGVEFLRALNHEIFGRRPAVLFCTTENDPANISEAVNAGAGDYIVKPYDRKILATKLAEMGLV; translated from the coding sequence ATGAAAACCTGCCTCGTGGTCGATGATAGCCGTGTGATCCGTAAGGTCGCTTGCGCGATTCTGAAGGAACTGTCGTTTGAGACCGAGGAAGCCGAGAATGGTGCGCAGGCGCTTGTTGCCTGCCGCCGTCAGATGCCCGATGTGATCCTGGTCGATTGGCAGATGCCGTCGATGAGCGGCGTCGAATTTTTGCGCGCCTTGAATCACGAGATTTTCGGCCGCCGTCCGGCGGTGTTGTTCTGCACCACCGAGAATGATCCGGCCAATATCAGCGAAGCCGTCAACGCAGGCGCTGGCGACTATATCGTGAAGCCCTATGACCGGAAAATACTGGCGACCAAGCTCGCGGAAATGGGGCTTGTCTAA
- a CDS encoding CheR family methyltransferase, translating into MNGADLAYLANVLRRRTGIVLAEKKTSMIETRLAPVIRRFGFRDAGSLLKELHYGHEALVQAVIEAMTTNDSAFFRDRRTFEEFRDIVLPNLMEERAETKQLRIWCAACAAGQEPYSIAMLLDDVGLIEQGWQITLIATDINTEMVARAQEGVYSQIEVQRGLPIRRLASHFTKEDERWRISDKLRRMVNFRTFNLLDSFGWLPDCDVVFCRNVLMYFEPKTRFSVLDRISEILAPDGALLVGPAESLVGYELGYVPAEHAPGLFYRTRPVPFRRRIAG; encoded by the coding sequence ATGAACGGGGCTGATCTCGCTTATCTCGCCAATGTCCTGCGCCGCCGTACCGGCATTGTGCTGGCTGAGAAAAAGACCAGCATGATCGAAACGCGGCTGGCGCCGGTGATCCGCCGCTTCGGCTTTCGCGATGCCGGCTCGCTTCTGAAGGAACTGCATTACGGTCACGAGGCGCTTGTGCAGGCGGTGATCGAGGCGATGACCACCAACGATTCGGCCTTCTTCCGCGACCGCCGCACCTTCGAGGAATTTCGCGATATCGTTCTGCCCAATTTGATGGAAGAGCGGGCCGAGACCAAGCAGCTCCGCATCTGGTGCGCGGCGTGCGCGGCCGGGCAGGAGCCATATTCCATCGCCATGCTTTTGGATGATGTCGGCCTCATCGAACAAGGTTGGCAGATCACGCTGATCGCGACCGACATCAATACCGAGATGGTGGCGCGCGCCCAGGAAGGCGTCTATTCGCAGATTGAAGTGCAGCGTGGCCTTCCCATCCGCCGCCTCGCCAGCCACTTCACCAAGGAAGACGAGCGCTGGCGCATCTCCGACAAGCTGCGGCGGATGGTGAACTTCCGCACCTTTAATCTGCTTGATTCATTCGGCTGGTTGCCGGATTGCGACGTCGTCTTCTGCCGCAATGTGCTGATGTATTTCGAACCCAAGACGCGGTTCTCGGTGCTCGATCGCATCAGCGAGATATTGGCGCCGGATGGTGCCTTGCTGGTCGGACCTGCCGAGTCGCTCGTGGGCTACGAACTCGGCTATGTTCCGGCCGAGCATGCGCCAGGCCTGTTCTATCGAACCCGGCCTGTGCCGTTCCGGCGCCGTATCGCGGGCTAG
- a CDS encoding TonB-dependent receptor plug domain-containing protein, with product MRKLLLSSAAVMSLASAAGAETIVVSATRTPEPAAVTGASISVISASDLEARQTVILSDALATAPGVTVIRNGGVGQTTSVLLRGAEVGQSVVLVDGVRINDPSAPTGQALMGDVLANGLERVEVLRGPQSTLYGSDAIGGVISLVTARGGENKATLTAEAGSLDTVHVNAAARGSYSTLDFGAAANFYTTNSVSAADSRNGNSEADGYHHFGATGNLRWHATEEVSVDARVYYTRARDSFDGFPPPNYTLADTHQYGTNELLALYGGVNGDFLNGRFTNRLSISRSDSDRKTFDTVQDFYGKGGTTSIEYQGGYKLNQTDVVTFGYEHERTSFAQKGQYDAAAIGGAVRVDGVYGQLQVSPLSNLTVTVGTRYSHNSQFGDHTSYKANVAYQLAEGTTLRANIGDGFKAPALYQLYSPYSNPVTQLKPELATGWEAGIDQAVGGWVVSATYFSRATTNQIDFFSCWGVTSTACSLRANEGGYYYNVARSLAKGIEVEASGEIVEGLKASLSYTNLTNLNQITRLQLARRPHDSVSGTLTWQALSDLSLGTSLTYVGSRFDDAGHFTKLKDRAELGFFANYSLAKGLELFGRVENVTDNRDELTGGYGTIGRTFTAGIRAKI from the coding sequence ATGCGTAAACTACTTTTATCATCCGCTGCTGTGATGAGCCTTGCCTCGGCTGCGGGCGCTGAAACCATCGTCGTCAGTGCCACACGCACGCCCGAGCCTGCCGCCGTCACCGGCGCCAGCATTTCGGTGATCAGCGCATCCGATCTTGAAGCCCGTCAAACCGTCATTCTGTCGGACGCTCTGGCGACCGCGCCGGGCGTGACCGTGATCCGCAATGGCGGTGTCGGCCAGACCACCTCGGTCCTGCTGCGTGGCGCCGAAGTCGGCCAGTCCGTGGTGCTCGTGGATGGCGTGCGCATCAATGATCCCTCTGCCCCGACCGGCCAGGCCTTGATGGGTGACGTGCTCGCCAATGGTCTTGAGCGCGTGGAAGTGCTGCGCGGCCCGCAATCGACGCTGTATGGCAGCGATGCCATCGGCGGCGTCATCAGCCTCGTCACCGCGCGTGGCGGAGAAAACAAGGCGACGCTGACGGCGGAAGCCGGTTCGCTCGACACCGTGCATGTGAACGCCGCGGCCAGGGGCAGCTATTCCACGCTTGATTTCGGCGCGGCAGCGAATTTCTACACTACCAACAGCGTCTCGGCTGCCGACAGCCGCAATGGCAATTCGGAAGCGGACGGCTATCATCACTTCGGCGCCACCGGCAATCTGCGCTGGCACGCGACTGAGGAAGTGAGCGTTGACGCGCGCGTCTATTACACCCGTGCGCGTGACAGCTTCGATGGCTTCCCGCCGCCGAACTACACCCTTGCCGATACGCATCAATACGGCACCAATGAACTTCTGGCGCTCTATGGCGGCGTGAATGGCGATTTCTTGAACGGTCGTTTCACCAATCGTCTGTCCATCAGCCGCAGCGACAGCGACCGCAAGACCTTTGACACCGTGCAGGATTTCTACGGCAAAGGCGGCACCACCAGCATCGAATATCAGGGCGGCTATAAGCTGAACCAGACCGATGTCGTTACCTTCGGCTATGAGCATGAACGCACCAGCTTCGCCCAGAAGGGCCAGTATGATGCGGCAGCGATCGGCGGTGCGGTGCGCGTCGATGGCGTCTATGGCCAGCTTCAGGTTTCTCCGCTCTCGAACCTGACGGTTACGGTCGGCACCCGCTACAGCCATAATAGCCAGTTCGGCGATCACACCTCTTACAAGGCCAATGTCGCCTATCAACTGGCGGAAGGCACCACGCTGCGCGCCAATATCGGCGACGGCTTCAAGGCCCCGGCGCTGTATCAGCTCTATTCGCCCTACTCCAACCCGGTGACCCAGCTGAAGCCGGAACTGGCGACGGGCTGGGAAGCGGGCATCGATCAGGCCGTCGGCGGCTGGGTGGTTTCGGCGACCTATTTCTCGCGCGCCACGACCAACCAGATCGATTTCTTCTCCTGCTGGGGCGTTACCTCCACCGCCTGCTCGCTGCGCGCCAATGAAGGCGGCTATTACTACAACGTAGCGCGTTCGCTGGCGAAGGGCATCGAAGTGGAAGCCTCTGGCGAGATCGTGGAGGGCCTGAAGGCCAGCCTCAGCTACACCAACCTCACCAACCTCAACCAGATCACCCGCCTGCAACTGGCGCGCCGCCCGCATGATAGCGTGAGCGGCACGCTCACCTGGCAGGCACTCAGCGATCTGTCGCTCGGCACCTCGCTGACCTATGTCGGCAGCCGCTTCGACGATGCCGGCCACTTCACCAAGCTCAAGGATCGCGCTGAACTCGGCTTCTTCGCCAACTACAGCCTGGCCAAGGGTCTCGAACTGTTCGGGCGGGTTGAGAACGTGACGGATAACCGTGATGAACTGACCGGTGGCTACGGCACCATCGGGCGCACCTTCACGGCAGGTATTCGCGCGAAAATCTGA
- a CDS encoding DNA-3-methyladenine glycosylase 2 family protein, producing the protein MDMPPFDICYRALASRDARFDGRLFVAITSTGIYCRPICPARTAKPENCRFFPSAAAAQEAGFRPCLRCRPEISPDAAAWRGTSNTVSRALALIAEGHLDSEANIAELADRLGVGERQLRRLFEKHLGASPVVVAQTRRILFAKQLIQDTALSMSEIAEASGFGSVRRFNDAFRKLYGKSPSELRARKAAIGAITVKLGYRAPYDWDQMIAFLGGRAVDGVEIAEPSRYARTISLHGHMGAIEVRPGKGHLVAAIRFAEPRHLLAIVGRLRRLFDLDADVAAIGAHLSADAHLAPLIAKRPGLRTPGTWDAFELAVRAILGQQVSVAAARKLACKLVALTSPILTPDITGDERLKAIFPDAVRLAAADLSSFGMPNARKKALSALADAANADPRLLDVHGAFETVIARLTQLPGFGPWTAQYWALRALRDSDAFPAADLALLRAMEEGGARPAPSALLARAENWRPWRAYAAQHLWAQDADRALS; encoded by the coding sequence ATGGATATGCCACCTTTCGACATCTGCTACCGGGCCTTGGCGAGCCGCGATGCGCGCTTCGACGGACGTTTGTTTGTGGCGATTACGTCTACCGGCATCTACTGCCGCCCGATCTGCCCGGCCCGCACCGCAAAGCCAGAGAATTGCCGCTTCTTTCCGAGTGCTGCTGCCGCTCAAGAAGCAGGCTTTCGTCCCTGCCTGCGCTGTCGCCCGGAAATCTCGCCCGATGCTGCTGCCTGGCGCGGGACCTCCAATACCGTATCGCGCGCGCTTGCGCTGATCGCCGAAGGTCATTTGGATAGTGAGGCGAATATCGCAGAACTCGCCGACAGGCTTGGTGTTGGCGAACGCCAATTGCGCCGTTTGTTCGAGAAACATCTCGGCGCCTCACCGGTGGTCGTGGCGCAGACACGCCGTATCCTTTTCGCCAAGCAGCTTATTCAAGACACTGCTCTATCAATGAGCGAAATCGCGGAAGCCTCAGGCTTCGGCTCTGTCCGGCGTTTCAATGATGCGTTCCGCAAACTCTATGGCAAAAGCCCAAGCGAGCTTAGGGCGCGCAAAGCCGCGATAGGTGCGATCACCGTCAAGCTCGGCTATCGCGCGCCTTATGATTGGGATCAGATGATCGCGTTTTTGGGCGGGCGTGCGGTAGATGGTGTCGAGATCGCCGAGCCCTCGCGCTACGCCCGCACCATCTCGCTTCATGGGCATATGGGTGCCATCGAGGTGCGGCCAGGGAAGGGGCATCTTGTTGCAGCTATCCGCTTCGCCGAGCCGCGCCACTTGCTCGCGATTGTTGGGCGGTTGCGGCGCCTCTTCGATCTTGATGCGGATGTTGCCGCTATCGGCGCGCATCTTTCGGCGGATGCCCATCTCGCGCCGCTGATCGCCAAACGGCCGGGTTTGCGCACGCCGGGCACTTGGGACGCGTTCGAACTTGCCGTGCGCGCCATTCTTGGTCAGCAGGTGAGCGTGGCTGCGGCGCGCAAACTGGCCTGCAAGCTGGTGGCGCTGACCTCTCCCATACTGACGCCCGACATCACAGGCGACGAGCGGCTGAAGGCGATCTTTCCAGACGCCGTGCGCCTCGCCGCGGCCGATCTTTCCAGCTTCGGCATGCCCAACGCCCGAAAGAAGGCATTATCCGCATTGGCCGATGCGGCGAACGCCGATCCGCGTCTTCTGGATGTGCACGGCGCCTTCGAAACCGTCATCGCGCGGCTCACGCAGTTGCCGGGCTTCGGTCCGTGGACGGCGCAGTACTGGGCCCTACGCGCGCTGCGCGACAGCGATGCCTTTCCCGCCGCGGACCTCGCGCTTCTCAGGGCGATGGAGGAAGGTGGTGCGCGGCCAGCGCCCTCCGCCCTATTAGCGCGGGCGGAGAATTGGCGGCCCTGGCGGGCCTATGCCGCCCAGCATCTTTGGGCTCAGGATGCAGACCGTGCTTTATCATGA
- a CDS encoding methylated-DNA--[protein]-cysteine S-methyltransferase has protein sequence MQTVLYHDAFDTPLGPSHLVCDQEGRLLLFGWYEGARWQKAFSGGDIMDQPNPFGLRDAFTAYFAGEVTRLDRLAIGVRGTDFQMEVWQALRTIPAGQTLSYGALAQRIGKANAVRAVGLANGANPIALAVPCHRVIGSSGSLTGYGGGLERKRWLLRHEAQFTGIGLFAQKL, from the coding sequence ATGCAGACCGTGCTTTATCATGACGCCTTCGACACGCCTTTAGGCCCATCCCACCTCGTTTGCGATCAAGAGGGGCGCTTGCTTCTCTTTGGTTGGTATGAGGGCGCGCGCTGGCAAAAAGCCTTTTCCGGCGGCGACATCATGGACCAACCCAACCCCTTCGGCCTGCGCGATGCCTTCACGGCCTATTTCGCCGGAGAGGTGACGCGGCTCGACAGGCTCGCCATCGGGGTGCGCGGCACCGATTTTCAGATGGAGGTTTGGCAAGCCCTGCGCACCATTCCCGCGGGCCAGACCCTAAGCTATGGCGCGCTCGCCCAGCGAATCGGTAAAGCGAATGCGGTGCGCGCTGTGGGGCTCGCCAATGGCGCCAATCCCATCGCGCTCGCGGTCCCTTGTCATCGTGTTATCGGCAGCAGCGGGTCTCTGACCGGTTATGGCGGTGGACTCGAACGCAAGCGATGGCTGTTGAGACATGAAGCACAATTCACAGGCATTGGTCTATTTGCACAAAAACTGTAA
- a CDS encoding ATP-binding protein has product MAKDAAVWITLRRVFWAVAASLLIGAIIYAYFGSHILIGCAVVVAAAALSAGIGERQPPKTVVEVPAQNDLHVLPPLSREMLERLPDPLMLVNGGDRVFFANRAMRDVIGVGIERKHISAVLRNPSILEALARTSQTGEPGSVDFVVRVPIERNYQAFTARVSTEPSIIMLLMHDLTSIKRTEQMRVDFIANASHELRTPLAAVAGFIETLKGPARDDEEAREKFLDIMAVEAERMRRLIEDLLSLTRIELNEHVPPRGEVALEEVIRQASAALSPLAKADGISIVVEAAPDLPRISGERDELVQLFQNLIHNAIKYGRERGEVKIALKQQAATGRRGPEAFVIASVKDDGEGIPAEAIPRLTERFYRVDVKRSRERGGTGLGLAIVKHIVNRHNGKMQIESRVGEGSTFTITLPALKKQTDASVTELL; this is encoded by the coding sequence ATGGCTAAGGATGCCGCCGTTTGGATCACGCTCCGGCGTGTGTTTTGGGCCGTGGCAGCCTCGCTGCTTATCGGGGCGATCATCTATGCCTATTTCGGTTCGCATATTCTGATCGGGTGTGCGGTCGTAGTGGCCGCAGCGGCATTGTCGGCGGGGATCGGCGAACGTCAGCCGCCCAAGACAGTGGTGGAAGTGCCCGCCCAGAATGATCTGCATGTCCTGCCGCCCCTGTCGCGGGAGATGCTGGAGCGGCTCCCCGATCCCTTGATGCTGGTCAATGGCGGCGACCGGGTGTTCTTCGCCAACCGCGCCATGCGCGACGTGATTGGTGTCGGTATTGAGCGCAAGCATATCTCTGCCGTGTTGCGCAATCCGTCGATTCTCGAGGCGCTCGCCCGCACCAGCCAGACCGGCGAGCCCGGCTCGGTGGATTTTGTCGTCCGCGTTCCGATTGAGCGCAATTATCAAGCCTTTACTGCCCGCGTTTCAACGGAACCTTCGATCATCATGCTTCTGATGCACGATCTGACCTCGATTAAGCGCACGGAGCAGATGCGCGTGGATTTCATCGCCAACGCCAGCCACGAGTTGCGCACCCCGCTGGCCGCGGTGGCGGGCTTTATCGAGACGTTGAAGGGGCCTGCGCGCGACGATGAAGAGGCGCGCGAAAAGTTCCTCGACATCATGGCGGTCGAGGCTGAGCGCATGCGCCGCCTGATCGAAGACCTTCTCTCGCTTACCCGTATCGAGCTCAACGAGCACGTTCCGCCGCGCGGGGAGGTGGCCTTAGAGGAGGTCATCCGGCAAGCTTCGGCGGCGCTCTCGCCGCTCGCCAAGGCCGATGGAATCAGCATCGTTGTGGAGGCCGCGCCCGATCTTCCGCGTATCAGCGGCGAGCGCGACGAGCTTGTGCAGCTCTTCCAGAACCTTATCCACAACGCGATCAAATATGGCCGCGAGCGGGGCGAGGTGAAAATCGCGCTGAAGCAGCAGGCCGCGACCGGCCGACGGGGGCCCGAGGCTTTCGTGATCGCCAGCGTCAAGGATGATGGCGAAGGCATTCCGGCGGAGGCGATTCCGCGCCTGACGGAGCGCTTTTACCGGGTAGATGTGAAGCGCAGCCGGGAGCGCGGCGGTACGGGGCTTGGGCTTGCCATCGTCAAGCACATCGTCAACCGGCACAACGGCAAGATGCAAATTGAGAGTCGTGTGGGCGAAGGATCGACGTTTACCATCACCCTTCCGGCCCTAAAAAAGCAGACAGATGCGTCTGTCACGGAACTGTTATAA
- the phoU gene encoding phosphate signaling complex protein PhoU, whose protein sequence is MAEHTVKSFTEQLEALASSVAQMGGLAEAQLADSIDSIAKRDTARAEQVVGSDRKIDELQQVIEEHALKVLALRQPMAVDLRETLAAIKIAGELERIGDLAKNIAKRAIVLNREPPIRLAQSLARMGGQALAQLKLVLDAYSDRDADTAEQVWKQDGEIDEMYNSLFRELLTYMMEDPRTIGLCTHFLFIAKNIERTGDHCTNIAEVVYHMVTGGHLAIDRPKSDLTATTAIRIEKKD, encoded by the coding sequence ATGGCGGAACATACCGTAAAGTCCTTCACCGAGCAGCTCGAGGCTCTTGCATCGTCTGTCGCCCAAATGGGCGGGCTGGCCGAGGCGCAGCTTGCGGACTCGATTGATTCCATCGCCAAGCGCGATACCGCGCGGGCTGAACAGGTTGTTGGTTCTGATCGCAAGATCGATGAGCTGCAGCAGGTTATCGAAGAACATGCGCTGAAGGTTCTGGCGCTGCGCCAGCCGATGGCGGTCGATCTGCGCGAAACCCTCGCCGCGATCAAGATTGCGGGCGAACTTGAACGCATCGGCGACCTCGCCAAGAACATCGCCAAGCGCGCTATCGTCCTCAATCGTGAACCGCCGATTCGTCTGGCGCAGAGCCTGGCGCGTATGGGCGGGCAGGCGCTCGCCCAGCTCAAGCTGGTGCTGGATGCCTATTCGGATCGCGACGCCGACACCGCCGAGCAGGTCTGGAAGCAGGACGGCGAAATCGATGAGATGTACAACAGCCTTTTCCGCGAGCTCCTCACCTACATGATGGAAGACCCGCGCACGATCGGCCTGTGCACGCATTTCCTCTTCATCGCCAAGAATATCGAACGTACGGGCGATCACTGCACCAACATCGCCGAAGTCGTTTATCACATGGTCACGGGTGGCCATCTCGCCATCGATCGTCCCAAAAGCGATCTGACCGCGACCACTGCTATCCGCATTGAAAAGAAGGATTAA
- the phoB gene encoding phosphate regulon transcriptional regulator PhoB — MKPSVLVAEDESALVTLLRYNLEREGYRVLEAMDGEEALLVAAEEKPDLVLLDWMLPQLSGIEVCRRLRSRQETRNVPIIMLTARGEETDRIRGLDTGADDYLTKPFSMMELLARLRAVMRRIRPSLAEDVVTVGDIEMDRAAHRVRRAGKEVHLGPTEYKLLDHLIQHPGRVFSREQLLDAVWGSDVYVEARTVDVHVGRLRKALNIDGTADPIRTVRSAGYALEDTPAAAA; from the coding sequence ATGAAGCCGTCGGTGCTCGTTGCCGAGGACGAAAGCGCCCTTGTCACCCTGCTCCGATACAATCTGGAGCGCGAGGGATACCGGGTGTTGGAAGCGATGGATGGCGAGGAAGCCCTCCTGGTCGCTGCAGAAGAGAAGCCGGACCTCGTTCTCCTCGATTGGATGCTGCCGCAATTATCGGGGATCGAGGTCTGCCGCCGTCTGCGCAGCCGCCAGGAAACCCGCAATGTGCCGATCATCATGCTGACGGCGCGCGGCGAGGAAACCGACCGCATCCGTGGGCTTGATACCGGCGCGGACGATTATCTCACCAAGCCCTTCTCGATGATGGAGCTTCTGGCGCGGCTGCGCGCTGTGATGCGTCGCATCCGTCCCAGCCTGGCTGAAGACGTCGTCACTGTCGGTGATATCGAAATGGATCGCGCCGCGCATCGTGTGCGCCGTGCGGGCAAGGAAGTTCATCTCGGTCCGACTGAGTACAAGCTGCTCGATCATCTCATCCAGCATCCGGGCCGCGTCTTCTCGCGCGAGCAGCTTTTGGATGCGGTGTGGGGCTCGGATGTCTATGTCGAGGCGCGCACGGTGGACGTCCATGTCGGGCGTCTGCGCAAGGCCCTCAATATCGATGGCACGGCTGATCCGATCCGCACGGTGCGCTCGGCCGGCTACGCGCTGGAAGATACGCCCGCAGCAGCCGCCTAA
- a CDS encoding GcrA family cell cycle regulator has product MTQANWTDDRVEQLKSLWTEGLSASQIARALGGVTRNAVIGKVHRLGLAGRASPSRVERPRLPVTPRVNIRPHIPPAPIVEEDPLQLDDGNFATVLTINDRMCRWPIGDPSDNEFHFCGRKPKNGSPYCEAHARKAYQPQQQRRDKIAS; this is encoded by the coding sequence ATGACGCAGGCCAATTGGACGGATGACCGGGTTGAACAGCTGAAGAGCCTCTGGACAGAGGGGCTGTCCGCCAGCCAGATCGCCCGCGCCCTGGGCGGGGTGACCCGCAACGCCGTGATCGGCAAAGTTCACAGACTCGGCCTGGCGGGCCGTGCTTCCCCCTCGCGCGTGGAACGCCCGCGCCTGCCGGTGACGCCGCGGGTCAATATCCGCCCGCACATCCCCCCGGCGCCGATCGTGGAAGAAGATCCGCTGCAGCTCGACGACGGCAACTTCGCCACCGTGCTGACGATCAACGACCGTATGTGCCGCTGGCCGATCGGCGATCCTTCCGACAACGAGTTCCACTTCTGCGGCCGCAAGCCGAAGAACGGCTCGCCTTATTGCGAAGCGCATGCCCGCAAGGCCTACCAGCCGCAGCAGCAGCGCCGCGACAAGATCGCGAGCTAA
- a CDS encoding acetylornithine transaminase — protein sequence MFPSLLPTYNRTEVAFVRGEGPYLFAEDGQRYLDFTAGIAVNAFGHANPRLVAALTEQAGKLWHTSNLFRVPGQEALSKRLTEVTFADTCFFTNSGVEACELAWKMARRYQFVSGHPEKFRIICFEGAFHGRTMAAIAAGGNPKYLEGFGPKVEGFDTIPPGDIEAVKAAIGPETAAILIEPIQGEGGVRVLTSEYLKGLRKLCDDNGLLLIFDEVQCGVGRTGKLFAYEWHGITPDIMPIAKAIGGGFPVGACLATAEAAKGMTAGTHGTTYGGNPLAMAVAKEALEMVLEPDFLPHVVKIANYLQQQLGQLLADHPTVFEEVRGQGLLLGLKMKVPNTEFVAVARKEQHLLLVGAGDNVIRLLPPLIIEEAHVREAVEKLSAAAKTFESNAK from the coding sequence GTGTTCCCGTCATTGCTGCCAACCTACAATCGGACGGAAGTCGCTTTCGTCCGGGGCGAAGGGCCTTACCTTTTCGCCGAGGATGGGCAGCGATATCTCGATTTCACGGCGGGAATTGCGGTCAACGCCTTCGGTCATGCCAATCCCCGGCTGGTCGCCGCGCTCACTGAGCAGGCGGGCAAGCTTTGGCACACCTCGAACCTCTTCCGCGTGCCCGGGCAGGAGGCGCTGTCCAAGCGACTCACCGAGGTAACCTTCGCCGACACCTGCTTCTTCACCAATTCTGGTGTGGAAGCCTGCGAACTCGCCTGGAAGATGGCGCGCCGCTACCAGTTCGTCAGCGGCCATCCGGAGAAGTTCCGGATTATCTGCTTCGAAGGCGCTTTCCATGGCCGTACCATGGCTGCCATCGCGGCCGGCGGTAATCCCAAATACCTCGAAGGCTTCGGCCCCAAGGTGGAAGGTTTCGACACCATTCCGCCGGGCGATATCGAAGCTGTGAAGGCGGCCATCGGTCCCGAAACCGCCGCCATCCTCATCGAGCCCATCCAGGGCGAGGGCGGCGTGCGCGTTCTGACCAGCGAATATCTGAAGGGCCTGCGCAAGCTTTGCGACGATAACGGCTTGCTTCTGATTTTCGACGAAGTGCAGTGCGGCGTCGGCCGTACCGGCAAGCTCTTTGCCTATGAATGGCACGGCATCACGCCGGATATCATGCCGATTGCCAAAGCGATTGGCGGCGGCTTCCCCGTTGGCGCCTGCCTTGCCACCGCTGAAGCGGCCAAGGGCATGACGGCGGGCACCCACGGCACGACCTATGGCGGCAATCCGCTCGCCATGGCGGTTGCTAAGGAAGCGCTTGAAATGGTGCTGGAACCCGATTTCCTGCCCCATGTCGTCAAGATCGCCAATTACCTGCAGCAGCAGCTTGGCCAGCTTCTCGCCGACCATCCTACCGTGTTCGAAGAAGTGCGTGGGCAGGGTTTGCTCCTCGGCCTCAAGATGAAAGTGCCGAACACCGAGTTCGTCGCTGTGGCGCGCAAAGAGCAGCATCTCTTGCTGGTTGGGGCTGGCGACAACGTCATCCGCCTCCTGCCGCCGCTGATCATCGAGGAAGCCCACGTCCGCGAGGCCGTGGAAAAGCTCTCCGCCGCCGCCAAAACATTTGAATCCAACGCGAAATGA
- the argF gene encoding ornithine carbamoyltransferase: protein MKTDFIDIADHDAASLRAILNDAKSRKDARKGLPKGVPDADKPLEGRILAMIFDKQSTRTRISFDVGMRQLGGTTIMLTGSQMQLAREETIADTARVLSRYVDVVMIRLLDHEMVMDLAANCTAPVINGLTKLSHPCQVMADILTFEEKFGSIQGRTVAWSGDANNVCTSWIHAAAKLDFTLRVAAPPELQSRPALRDWVHKVGAKVEFGSDAEAAVEGADCVVSDAWVSMGDEDSTKRHNLLKPFQVNSKLMARANKDALFMHCLPAHRGEEVTDDVIDGPQSAVWDEAENRLHVQKSIMAWTLGAI, encoded by the coding sequence ATGAAGACCGACTTCATTGATATCGCCGACCACGATGCTGCCAGCCTCCGGGCCATTCTGAACGACGCAAAGTCCCGCAAGGATGCGCGCAAGGGCTTGCCCAAGGGCGTTCCCGATGCCGATAAGCCGCTCGAGGGCCGCATTCTTGCGATGATCTTCGACAAGCAGTCTACCCGCACCCGCATCTCTTTCGATGTCGGCATGCGCCAGCTCGGCGGCACCACCATCATGCTGACCGGCAGCCAGATGCAGCTCGCTCGTGAAGAAACCATCGCCGATACGGCCCGCGTGCTCTCGCGCTATGTCGATGTGGTGATGATCCGTTTGCTCGACCATGAAATGGTGATGGATCTCGCGGCCAACTGCACCGCGCCGGTGATCAACGGCCTGACCAAACTTTCCCATCCCTGTCAGGTGATGGCCGATATTCTGACCTTTGAGGAGAAGTTCGGTTCCATCCAAGGCCGCACCGTGGCCTGGAGCGGCGACGCCAATAACGTCTGCACCTCCTGGATTCACGCCGCCGCCAAGCTCGACTTTACCTTGCGCGTCGCCGCCCCGCCGGAACTTCAGTCCCGTCCGGCTCTGCGCGACTGGGTGCACAAGGTTGGTGCCAAGGTCGAATTCGGCAGCGATGCCGAAGCCGCGGTGGAAGGGGCCGATTGCGTCGTTTCCGATGCCTGGGTGTCGATGGGCGATGAGGATTCCACCAAGCGCCACAACCTGCTCAAACCCTTCCAGGTCAATTCCAAGCTGATGGCCCGCGCCAATAAGGACGCGCTCTTCATGCACTGCCTGCCGGCCCATCGCGGCGAGGAAGTGACCGATGACGTGATCGATGGTCCGCAAAGCGCGGTCTGGGACGAGGCGGAAAACCGCCTGCATGTCCAGAAGTCGATCATGGCCTGGACGCTGGGCGCGATCTGA